A window of Apium graveolens cultivar Ventura chromosome 8, ASM990537v1, whole genome shotgun sequence contains these coding sequences:
- the LOC141679386 gene encoding uncharacterized protein LOC141679386, giving the protein MENFTKLEFEAFDITGKNYLSWILEIEIHLAAHGLGDTIKKENRESESNRAKAMIFLCRHLHEGLKTKHLTVKDPLELWKNLKDRYNHQKIVILLKARNDWMHLRLQDFKTVSEYNSALFKISSQLKLCRENTTNADILEKTYSTFHASNVLLQQQYREKDFTKYLDLIFYLLVAEQNNKILMKNRESRPPGSNPFPEVNAATYSFGRGRGRGRGHGQGNQVRNNYPCKQEKLNYNPKLMKKDEKVEKDKRGQKNVENICYRCSMKGHWPRTCRTPKHLADLYKAS; this is encoded by the coding sequence ATGGAAAACTTCACCAAACTTGAATTTGAGGCTTTTGATATCACCGGAAAGAATTATTTATCATGGATACTAGAAATTGAAATTCATTTGGCCGCACATGGTCTTGGAGACACCATTAAAAAGGAAAACAGAGAATCTGAATCAAACCGCGCAAAAGCGATGATTTTTCTTTGTCGTCATCTCCACGAAGGACTTAAAACTAAACATCTTACTGTGAAAGATCCACTTGAACTTTGGAAAAATTTGAAAGATAGATATAATCATCAAAAGATTGTGATTCTTCTAAAAGCTCGAAATGATTGGATGCATTTGAGGCTTCAAGATTTTAAAACCGTCAGTGAATATAACTCCGCGCTTTTTAAAATCAGTTCTCAACTAAAATTATGTAGAGAAAATACTACTAACGCGGACATATTAGAAAAAACTTATTCAACTTTTCATGCCTCGAATGTACTCCTCCAGCAACAATATCGTGAAAAAGATTTTACAAAATATTTAGATTTAATTTTTTATCTTCTTGTTGCTGAACAAAACAACAAAATTTTGATGAAGAATCGTGAGTCTCGCCCACCTGGCTCTAACCCTTTCCCTGAAGTGAATGCGGCAACGTATAGTTTTGGGCGTGGACGTGGTCGTGGACGTGGACACGGTCAAGGAAATCAAGTAAGAAACAATTATCCTTGTAAACAAGAAAAATTAAATTACAACCCGAAGCTTATGAAAAAAGATGAAAAGGTGGAGAAAGACAAGAGAGGGCAAAAGAATGTTGAGAATATTTGTTATAGATGCAGTATGAAGGGTCATTGGCCGCGTACCTGTCGTACACCTAAGCACTTAGCTGACCTATACAAAGCATCCTAG